AATGCTGATAATGAACTCATGCTTCTCTCTTGTGAGATATGTATTAGCATGTAGTCAGAGTCTTGTGGTGCAAAGGTAGTGTTCCTGTCTCTGGGCCAGATTGtcaagggttcaagtcccatctatcTTGGATATGTATTGCAAtgtgtctgagcaggttgattataGTAATTGATTAGTGTTTTCATGGCCTGAGTTAAAATTTTGTATTTCCATTTATGTTTGTGATGATTCCTGTGCTTGATGAGTTTTGCAGGATCCTCCAGTGGACAATGGAAGATTGGGGTCAAGTAAATAAGAAGAAAAGAcatactgaacttgaaacattaactctgtttctctcttcacagatgctgccagacctgctgagtttcttcagcaattcctatttttgtttggttcagatctccaacatctacagatctttgttttattttggataCATAAATATATTAGATATTGTCTGATTGAAATTGTGATCCAGTGAAGATTCAGCCATTATCTATCTCCATCTCTGCCTCAGTGCATCTGCTGCAGAAATCCATCTCTATGCCATTGTTCCCTtcagacttgactattccaatctCCTATCCATCCTCCAGCCTTCAACCTTCCATAAACTCTGTGCATTAGTCGATGGCATGTTAACTTGCACTAAGCTTGTCCACCTATCACCACTACGTTCTGGCATCTCtttgattttcaaattctcaaCCAGGTTTTCAAAATGAGACTTATGTGCTATATTACAATGCTGATCTTTTGTGAATTCCTAATTATAATCATTCAACCAAAGGCAAGCATGCTTTAGCTGTCAGGCACTAGGTTCCAGAATTACTTCCGTAAGCTTCTAtgctttatttcttctttttgcccttaaaaatatttcttcaaaccTACACCAGTACTCACCTGACCTGAAACCTCGGTAGGTGTCAAACTGCCTGCTAGCacttctggaatgttttgttaATATTAAAGATCTTTATAGACTAGCAGTCATTAACAATTATCAAATAAAAAGGGTACTTGTGCTGATAATTATTAGACATGAAAGGATGCGAAGATTATGGGTGAGGTGTCACTTTGACAAAGCTAAAGGTGGAGCAACAGCTAGTTGTGGTTTGCAGTTTGTGTGGTAATGATGTGGCCGATTTGTGTTTGATAACAATGTATTGTTCAGATAGTATTATATTTCCATCCAAGTCTGACCATAGTCTCTGTCTTGCCCCATGGTACAAAAGGTGACCGTTAGGAAGTGCAGTCCACCTAAGGGATATAAAGCTGCTTGTTATTATCTTCTAGAGTCATTCAGAATGAAAACACACCTTCAGTaaaaccaatccatgctgaccatgattccaaactaaactagtggcacctgcctgctcctggcccttatccctccaaacctttcatattcatgtacttatctaagtgtcttttcaatgttgtaacagtGACCGCATTCAACACTTCTTCAGGccattcattccacacgtgaactatcctctgtaaaacatttgcctctcatgtctcttttaaaactctttccttgcaccttaaaattatgccctgtaatcttgaaataccccatcccagggaaaagacaccgaccattaatcctatctatatccctcatgatgttataaacctctataaggtcctcctatgctccagtgaaagaagtcccagcctatccagcctttctttataactcaaactttccacacCCAGCAATACCCAAGTTAATTAACCCTCtcgagcttaataatatccttcctttaagagggagaccagaactggaaccagcattccagaagagacctcaccgaggttctgtacaacctcaacataacatcccaactcctatactcaaagaattgagcaatgaaggcaggcgtGCTATTTATAATGCACATTCCTAGTGTCACTGCCAAAATATCCTCAAGGTGTAGATGCTGAGTATTGAGTTTGTCAAAGCGTTTTTGAAGATTATTTGCAGATTATTTATGCATTGCTTTGCTTGTTGATCTGTACCAGAGGGATGAGTAACTCAGGTCTGAATTACATTACCAACTGCATCTTTGCTGATAAAGCTGCTGCCCGCAGACAGGGCTGTGCCTGTACACCATGCTTtggtctctcacacactctcctgGTTTAACCAAGACCCTTTTGGGTGTATGTAAAAGATCCCATCGTACTCTCTGAAGAAGAGCAAGACCCTCTTCCTGTATCTGAGCTAATATTTACCGTGCAGTCATCAGTTTAAACAGATTTTTGGTTATTTATTCAACTGCTGCTTGCGAGagctttctgtgcacaaattggctgtctCCCTACCCCCGCCTTACATCAATGATAGCTCTCAAAAACACTTGTTGACTGTAAAGAGGTTTATCTTCTTTTTCCTGTCTCTTCCTTTTATCAAGGGACATCTCGAATACAAAATTAGGGATGGCCACCCTCAGAACGCCTAAACAATTTTGAAAAAAGAATAAGAACGatgatagaaatctgaaacaaaaaaaattgataataTTAGACCTAGGACAATCAGACAAAccgagttcatgtttcaggtcgaTGATTTGCTGATGTTTGCTGGTAAGAAATGATTCCCTGCTCCCTCTCAAATAGCGCCTTGTAGCATTTCCAAATGTTCCACAGGAatgttgagaagtttttttttagctgAAATAAGGAATACTGCATTCTGATCACTTCAAAGTGGGGAGTTACACTTGATCCAGGACAGGTTTCCTGTCAGAATGAATTGACTTCAGTTCCCAACTGCACTGCTGACCTGCTTAAATGTGCAGCCTCTGTCTATCTAGGCAGCGAGTGCTCAGGCTGGGCGAGGGGGCACCTTGCCATGTTTCTGCTCGGTTGCTGATCCTCCAGTGCTAATGGTGCCACAGTGACAACTCTCCAACACAGCAACTGGTCATCTGAGCTGCGGACTCAGTCAGCCGTGACATGGGGACACAGGCCGCCTACTTAcagaaagtttcagagaacacctctgggacacccgcaccaaccaacccaaccgccccgtggcggaacactttgactccccctcccactctgccaaggacatgcaggtccttggcctcctccattgccagaccatggcaacacgacgcctggaggaagagcacctcatcttccgcctaggaaccctccaaccacaagggatgaatgcagatttctccagcttcctcatttcccctccccacaccttatctcagtcccaactctgggggattctcctgctccttggatgctgcctgacctgctgcgcttttccagcaacacatttttcagctctgatctccggcatctgcagtcctcactttctcccagcagtgGCATGGACCAACTATCAGTGGACGCTTTCCAATACGGCACTGAGCACGATCATCAAATGTGTTAATGGACAGGGACGGAAGGTGATTTAACAAATGAGAACCCCCCCATCCAAACTATCTCACCCCCCACCCCTACCTCCCCCAATCCAACCCATCTCAGTTACTGATTAACTCGGGGGTGGGGGaattacactctctctctctctcacagtaaCTGCTCCAAATCTCCGGGCATCATAAGACAAGCGGCACAACTCAAAACAAGTTTCACTGACTTTAATGTTACGTCTTACAGGGtcgggttaaaaaaaaattacaaagcaaCAAACAAGTTATTGAAATGTTAAATTAACAGAGATAGCGTTCACAGCGTTTCCCTTGGCAAATGTGAGACTGTTTAGTTTGTGAAGAGTCAGTTCTAATTCGGCAGAGGCTCTGTTAAGTACGAATGGAGATCTCGATCACAGAAGCGgggaaggtggggagaggggaggagcTGTAGCTAAGACTATTTCGGTGGAAAGTGGAGAAAGTGCACAACTAGCCGTTCCACAGGCCGACGAAGAAGGAGCAGAGAGAATGCCACTTCTCGGTGCAGTAGACCTGAGCGAGGTCCCCTTGTAAATCGGGGTGGTCGTCCTTCACCTCACTCAGTGCGCTCGGCTCCTGGCTCCTGGCAGGATCCGAGCCTTTGGGCTTGTGGCCGGTCTTTTCCCGGGCTCTCGGGGTGGGCACAGCCCGCTCTGAGCCCGCACTGGGCTGCTCCTTCTGGCTCCTTCTGAGGTGGAGCTTTCCCTTCCTCCTGCTCGGCGCTGGGCCCTCGCCCTGCCGTTTCAGCTGCGATTCTGGCGGGCCCTGCTTGCAGAGCTTCGCCCTTAAGGTGGAGTCTCCCTGGCAGGCGTGTCTCTTCTTCTTGACTTTGCTGAGGACCTGCTTCCAGTACTGAGCCGCCCTGCTGTTGTAGGGCAGGCAGCTGTGGGGCACCCCGCTGTACTGACACCAGTAGCTACTGCCTTGGTGGGTGCAGCTCAGCTGGAGGGTCAACTCCTCCTGCCCCTGCACCTCCCAGGAACACTCATGACCCTGCCTGGTGGTCAGAGCTCCTTTGCTGGGCACGGGCTTGCCTTTCCCCTTCCTCCTGGGGCGACTGACCTGCTCCTTCCCATCTCCACCTTTGGCTCCTTCTCCTGGAGGGTACATGAGGTACAGCACCAACAGCAACACAGCGAGTTCCCAAAGGCATCTCATCTCCTTAGCCCCGAATGCGAATTTCACGGttttcccccccaaaaaaagcagTCGAGCAAAATAAAACGGTACTTCAACCTGAAATGTAAAGGATAAATCGTTAATCCAGTGCACACTCATTCAGTTGAATTTCATTCACTTCCAATCCAACTCCATCTAACCTGTCTCCAAATTGAGTCGGGGATTATTTCGAAGTGGAGTGATTtactgtctggggtggggggtgaatgAGAAAGTGGGCGGCATTTTTAAAACAGTATGTTACAGAACTAGCTGGAGAAACTcgtcaggtctggcagtatctcttcagagaaagagagagagagaaagcggagtTCACATTTCGAGGACAGTGATCCTTCAGAGCTGACAAAGTATTGAGTAAAGGTTTTGCACCTGTCCGGTATACTGGTTATATTCCACTTGGCTAAGCTGCATAaacctgaagatctgaaataactccattgcCCACCCCAACCCCTCTTGAACTGTTTTAAGTTTAGGGAGAGGGCACATTCTGCACAAACTGTCGCCCTCTCAATCCAGGGCAATGTGCACGGAACCCAGAAACACATTTCGGTTTGAAAGCGGACACATGTAAATGTGTTAGGAGACATCACCTTAGAGTGTCTGACCCCAGCGCCTTACTTCTCAGGAAAGTACAAACAGAAAGAATTCCATCAAAACTCCTGCAATTAAAACAAGTCAATTCTTCCGAGGAAACTATTCCgacagggaatggaggtggatACTCCGTCAGTGATCCCGAAAAGTAACGGGTGAGGATTTGCCAAAGAAACCCAACTCTCTTAACTTTTTCCCGTGAGGATCAGGCACACAAATGGAGTAAATGGAGTGACCGCTTTATTTCCTCAGCAGTGTAACAAGCCAGTGAGAAGAGTTGAAGCAAAATCCTGCAGACAATCGTCAATCTGAAAAGGAATCCTTGCAAACAAGGGTTTTTGGATGTGTATTTACTTACCCCCGGCTGGGTAGGAGGTGAGACTGTGAATGGGACTTTAGAGTCACGCTCCCACTCAGTGCAGGCGGTATCAGAACTGCCCCTCAATGCATTGCTGATAGGACaactttccagtgaaaataaaccagaccccccccccctccaccctcaGCCAAACCCGTCAACCTCAACTTCCCCACACCACCTCCACATGGAAGAGGCAACGCTTTGTCCAACGGAAAGAAATGCTGGATGTTTTGTGAGACGATTTGTTTAGTTTAAACACGGGGAGGCTGGTCATTTACCTCCACCCCGCAGGGTGAGCGTTTTAAAGAATTCAGTCCGAAgtggctttctctctctcactcactcggTAGAGACGGCGTAATTGCAAACTGTCCTCGCTGCTGAAGATATCCAAAAATGTTAGTTTGTCAAATATGGAAGTTAAATACAAATTTACCCTTAGCGACTGAAATATTAAGCCGCAAGTGATATGAGGCAGCTTTGCAGGTtaacacattttcacacagatcaGCAGATCCCGGTGAACAGCAGCGCGAGAACCAAATGGTTTCTTTCCACTCACTATTTTCATGCAGAATTACTGTCTTTCTCCAAAACATCACTATAACAGTGTTGTATTTGGTCGCGCTTTGAAAGCAGCCCAGCAGAATATAAACCAGCGAGTAGCATTTGTCGCTAAATTGCTGAACATCAAGATCCTATTTATTGTTTCATCTACAGAACAAAATCTCCCCGTTTATCTTCAAAGCCCCAGGCTCTGGTACAGCGTGTGAAAGCCGGTAATTGTTTGTTGACAGTCTGTGGTAAAATGCCACTTTAAACCCGCTCATAATGGATTACCCCAATAATCGTGATTAGGTCCCATTGATCAGATTATCCCGGCCAATCAATCTTTATGCGGACCGACCGAAACAAACTGATGCCTGAGAAAATTTTCTGCATAAAAGAGCCAGCTCCCATTAACTGGTGTTCATTTGCAGAATATAAATCCTAGGGTGCCACTCCTGTCCCGTATATCTGCTCGTGATAAAAGACCCACTAACCCACATACTAACGCGAATGTATAGCACAGAAGagtcaaagttttggaaagagctACAAAGGAACGAATGTGCCATCCGTCTCTCCCTCCTTTCGAGTGCACATTGCCGTGGTCCTTCCCGAAGTCTGGGAAAACATTTTGTCTCCTAAAATGTTGCCATGTTGTCATTTTTCTCTCACCTTTCATTTCTGCAGGGAGTGTGTAATTTTATAAGCGAGGAGATACAATGGGGCCCATTGTACATTCCTCTGAAAACATATTCAAAGGGAAACAATAAGCGTGAGGGCTGATTTGAAATATT
The sequence above is drawn from the Chiloscyllium plagiosum isolate BGI_BamShark_2017 chromosome 22, ASM401019v2, whole genome shotgun sequence genome and encodes:
- the fgfbp3 gene encoding fibroblast growth factor-binding protein 2, which encodes MRCLWELAVLLLVLYLMYPPGEGAKGGDGKEQVSRPRRKGKGKPVPSKGALTTRQGHECSWEVQGQEELTLQLSCTHQGSSYWCQYSGVPHSCLPYNSRAAQYWKQVLSKVKKKRHACQGDSTLRAKLCKQGPPESQLKRQGEGPAPSRRKGKLHLRRSQKEQPSAGSERAVPTPRAREKTGHKPKGSDPARSQEPSALSEVKDDHPDLQGDLAQVYCTEKWHSLCSFFVGLWNG